In Natronococcus sp. AD-5, the genomic window CCGCAGGAACAGTAACGCGCTCCCGCATCCGCTCGTTCTCCGGTCCGGACTCGAGACGGTCCGTCGTGACCGGTCACCTGATCGACGATCCGGCCGAAAATTTAAATCGGCAGAGAGTGTTTGATACTGACACTCGTGCCAACAAGTAGCACCACACGTCGATCCCTCGCGCTCAGCCGCGTCGAAACGATCGACGCGGCGGCAACCGTCCGGCACGTCGATCAGCTCGACGAGGAGACGCTGGACGCGTTCTACCGCGCGCTCGAGGGAACTCGTTCGGTAGGTGCTACTGAAATCGGCCTCGAGCCGGGGACGATCGTCGTCGCCACCGACTACTACCGGGTCGAATCGACGTAGCCACCGCGGGCAGCGATGTTGACGTCGTTGGACGTATCGAAGCCGTTTTCCCCCGTGCGCGTTTTCGATACCGTATGAACGGCGGTAGCGACATGACCCTGGCGTTCGAGCTCGAGGCGCTGAAAGAGCTCGCGAAACCCGAGAGCGTCTTCGAAGACGCCAGAGGGTGGAGCGAATACATCGGCGTCGTCTCCGAGAAACCGACCTACGTCGTCACGAACTACACGCGCAAGAACCGCATCCGGCAGGACTTCTTCTCCGGCCCCCGCGGGAAGCGCGAGAGCCTCGAGGCCGTCAAGGATCAGTTCGACACCGAGCGCCACGTCTTCATCGGTGCGAGCGACGAGGACGAACAGCTGGCCGAGGACGTCGACTGGGAGTACCTCCCCGTCGAGGACGCCGCGGAAGCCGCCGACTGGATCATCGCGACGGACGTCGACGACGAGGAAGAGGACGCCGAACCGGTTCGGGACGACTGGCCCTGAGAACGGGTTCGAAGCCGGATCGAGTCCGCGGCTCAGTTCTTACCGATTTCCTCGCGCCGTCGGAGCGTTTGCGCCGTCGGGAGCGTCCACCCGCGCGTAACCGCGGCCATCCGCGCCAGCACGGTCACCACGGCGCAGGCGATCGCGGCAGTACTCCCGGCGACGCCGCCCAGCGTCGCTCCCAGGTAGACGGCTCCGCCGAGCACCGCACAGCTGGCGTAGAAGTCCTCGAACAGGATGAACGGCGACCGGTCCAGAAGGACGTCCGCGATCGCGCCGCCGCCGACCGCGTTGATCGTCGCGATGGCGACGACACCGAACCCCGAAACGCCGACGTCGACGGCCACGATCGCGCCGGCCGTGGTGAACGCGGCGAGTCCGACCCCGTCGGCGAACAGCGTAATCGGGTGATCGTCGGGGGCCTCGAGAACGAGGTGCAGTCCGATCGCCAGGGCGACGCCGACCGTTCCGAGGCCGATCTCGCTCGTCGACTGGAGCGCCAACGGGACGCGTCCCACGAGGACGTCTCGCGTCGCACCCCCGGCGAACGCCGTGGCGAGTCCGACGACGGTGACGCCGAACAGGTCGAACTCCTCGCGTATCGCCTTGGTCGACCCGACCAGGGCGAACGCGATCAGGCCGATCGCGTTCATCACGACGAACGGGTCGAGCGCTTCCGCGACGAACTCCTGACTCATCATCTCGGACCACGCGGGACCGGCTCTTGAGGGCTACGTCTCGGCCGGACTCCACGGAGGTCGGGCCCGCGTCCCCTCGAGTCGTCGCTCTTATGGCTTCGCCGATCCAATCGCGAGCAATGGCAGAGCCCCGCGTCCCGGGTTCCGGCGGCGACGACCGACTCGAGCTTCCCTGTGGGGAGTCGCTCGATCCGCACGAGATCGACCTCGGCATGCGCGAGTACGCCTGTTCCTGCGGCGAGCGACACGCCGTCGTCACGGACGTCCACCCGCCGTCTCGATTCTTCCCCGAATCGTTCGTGGTCGTCCTCCAGGAGCTGATCGAGACCGACGACGAGTTCGAGGAGTTCGGCACGCCCCACTTACTCGGCGTCGTCATGGAGGAGTTCCCCGAGGCCGTCGTCACCCACGACGCGAGCGACGACGGCGCCGTCGGCTACGCGATGCTGTGGGTCACGGACTTCGACGCCCGGCGGCTCCACGAGATCGTCGTCGAACTCGTCGTCGAGCTGATGGAGCACGCGATCAGCCACGCCGAGGACGACGCCGCGATCACCGAGTTCGAGTCGCAGATGCTCGAGTTCGACGTCGGCGAGTTCGTCGAGCAGTACCGCCGCCAGCGCGAGTTCGAGAGCGAGCACGACCGTGCGCTTTGAGTGCGATTTTTCGACCGCTACGACGCGAATCCGGGGAGCGCCCGTGTGCGACCGAAGAGCGAATAATCGAGAGCGAATCGGTCGAGTACGTGATGACCCTCTCGGCCCGGGACGACCCGTGGTATTCGGTGCTGTCGTTCGACGGGGACGCGTCCGTCACGGAACCACGGCCCGGTGAGCGGGCGACGGAACCCACGTTGACCCGCGTCAGCCACACGGAAGCGGTCGAGCACGCCGCCGTTCCCCGGACCGTCAGTCCGACGAAGTCCGCGAAGCCGTCGACGAGTTCCAACGCGATCAAACCATCGAGCACGACGGGGAGTACTGCTACGACACGAGACTCCAATACCGCGGCGGACAAACGTTCTCGGGGCGACCCTCGTCGACGTCTGGGTGACGCTGTTCGCGCTCGGGAGCGCGTTGCCGGCTTACTCGGGATGGCGGTCTCGATCGACGTTTATCGGACGCGTCCTCGAGTTCGCCCGGACGACGAGCCGGTATTCGATTTCGCCGTCCCGGCGATCGCGTGAGCCGATCGTCGTGCTCGTTCGACGGCGATCGGGCGGGCTATTCGAATTTCGAAATCGAGTTACGAGAATCGTACTGTTTCGTGGGGCTTATTACGATGTGCGAACTTCGGACGGACAGGACCAATGAGTACGGACCACCAGGGCGACGGTGACGCCACAGGGGACGGACGCACGATCCTGCTGATCGGCAGCGGACCGATCCAGATCGGACAGGCCGCCGAGTTCGACTATTCCGGCGCGCAGGCCTGCCGAGCGCTCCAAGAGGAGGGCGCTCGAGTCGTCCTCGTCAACTCGAACCCTGCGACGATCATGACCGACCCGGAGATGGCCGATCGGGTCTACATCGAACCGATCACGACCGAGGCCATCGCGGAGATCATCCGCAAGGAGAACCCGGACGGCGTCATCGCCGGGCTGGGCGGCCAGACGGGACTGAACGTCACGGCCGAACTCGCCGAGCAGGGCGTTCTCGACGAGTACGACGTCGACATCATGGGGACGCCCCTCGACACGATCTACGCGACCGAGGACCGCGACCTCTTCCGCCAGCGCATGGAGAAGATCGGCCAGCCGGTGCCCGGGTCGACGACCATCTCGCTCGAGGAGGGCGAGTCCACCGCCGACCTGACCGAGGAGGACCTCCGCGACCGCGTCGAGGCGGCCGTCGAGGAGGTCGGCGGGCTCCCGGTGATCGCCCGGACCACCTACACGCTCGGCGGCTCCGGCTCCGGCGTCGTCGAGGAGATGGACGAACTCCTCGAGCGCGTCCGGAAGGGACTGCGCCTCTCGCGCAACAGCGAGGTGCTGATCACCGAGTCCATCGCCGGCTGGGTCGAGTACGAGTACGAGGTGATGCGCGACGCCGACGACTCGTGTATCATCATCTGCAACATGGAGAACATCGACCCGATGGGCATCCACACCGGGGAATCGACGGTCGTCACGCCCTCCCAGATCGTGCCCGACGAGGGCCACCAGGAGATGCGCACCGCGGCCCTCGACGTCATCCGCGAACTGGGCATCCAGGGAGGGTGTAACATCCAGTTCGCCTGGCGCGACGACGGCACCCCCGGCGGCGAGTACCGCGTCGTCGAGGTCAACCCGCGCGTCTCCCGCTCGTCCGCGCTGGCCTCGAAGGCGACGGGGTACCCGATCGCCCGCGTGACCGCGAAGGTCGCGCTCGGCAAGCGCCTCCACGAGATCACGAACGAGATCACGGGGGAGACGACCGCGGCCTTCGAGCCCGCGATCGACTACGTCGTCACCAAGGTCCCGCGCTGGCCCAAGGACAAGTTCGACGACGTCGACTTCGAACTGACGACGGCGATGAAGTCGACCGGCGAGGCGATGGCCATCGGCCGCACCTTCGAGGAGAGCCTCCTCAAGGCGCTTCGCTCGAGCGAGTACGAACCCGACGTCGAGTGGGACGACGTCGGCGACGCGGAACTCGAGGAGCACTACCTCGCCCGCCCCTCCCCCGACCGCCCGTACGCGATGTTCGAGGCCTTCGACCGCGGCTACGGCGTCGACGAGGTCGTCGACCTGACGGGCATCTTCGAGTGGTACACGGAGCGCTACAAGCGCATCGCCGAGTCGACTCGCGCCGCACAGGAGGGCGACTTCGCCGACGCCGCGATCGTCGGTCGCACCAACGCCGCGATCGCCTCCACGGCCGGCGCGGACGTCGACGCCGTCGAGCAGGAGGTACCCGGTCGCACGTACAAGCAGGTCGACACCTGCGCCGGCGAGTTCGAAGCCGAGACCCCGTACTACTACTCCGCGCGCCAGAACGAGTTCGAGACCGGCCCGCTCAAGGGCATGGCCGCCGCGGGCGAACTCGAGGTCGATCCGGACGTCGAGAGCGTCATCGTGGTCGGCGGCGGCCCGATCCGGATCGGACAGGGCGTCGAGTTCGACTACTGTTCGGTTCACGCGGTCCAGGCGCTGCGCGAGATGGGCATCGACGCCCACGTCGTGAACAACAACCCCGAAACGGTCTCGACGGACTACGACACCTCCGACGGCCTCTTCTTCGAGCCCATAACTGCGGAAGAGGTCGCGGACGTCGCCGAGGCGACCGACGCCGACGGCGTGATGGTCCAGTTCGGCGGCCAGACGTCGGTGAACATCGGCGATCCGCTGCGGGACGAGATCGAGCGCCGCGGGCTCGACTGCGAGGTCATGGGCACGTCCGTCGAGGCGATGGACTTAGCGGAGGACCGCGACCGGTTCAACGCGCTCATGGACGACCTGGGCATCGCCCAGCCCGAGGGCGGCGCCGCCCACAGCAAGGAGGAGGCGATGGAGCTCGCCCACGAGATCGGATACCCCGTGCTCGTGCGCCCCTCCTACGTGCTCGGCGGCCGCGCGATGGACGTCGTCTACGACGACGAGGAACTCGAGCAGTACATCGAGGAGGCGGTACGCGTGAGCCCGGACAAGCCGATCCTCGTGGACGACTTCCTCGAGGACGCGGTCGAACTCGACGTCGACGCCGTCGCGGACGGCGAGGACGTGCTGATCGGCGGCGTCATGGAACACGTCGAGGCCGCGGGGGTCCACTCCGGCGACTCCGCCTGTATGATCCCGCCGCGCTCGCTCGACGACGAGACGCTGGCCCGCGTGCGCGAAGTCGCCGAGGACATCGCCGAGGCGCTCGAGACGGTCGGCCTGCTGAACGTGCAGCTCGCAGTGCGCGATGACGAAGTGTACGTCCTCGAGGCCAACCCGCGCTCCTCGCGCACGGTACCGTTCATCTCGAAGGCGACGGGCGTCCCGATCGCCAAGCTGGCGGCGAAGGTCATGGCCGGCAACTCGCTGTCCGACCTCGACGTCGAGGAGCAGATCCCCGAGCAGACCTCGATCAAGGAGGTCGTCCTGCCGTTCGACCGCCTGCCGGGCTCGGATCCGCGTCTCGGCCCCGAGATGAAGTCCACCGGCGAGGTCATGGGCAGCGCCGACACCTTCGGCCGCGCCTACGACAAGGCCCAGGACGCGACGGGCAAGCCGATCCCCGAGGAGGGGACCGCCATCATCGACCTCTCGGCCGACGCCTTCCCCGATCCCGACACCGACGCGGGCGAGGGGTTGGTCGCCGGCTTCACCGAGCACTTCGACCTCTGCGAGGAAGTCGACCTCGTCCAGGCTGTCAAGGAAGGGAAAGTCGACCTGATCATCTCGCGGGACCGCGACCTGCTCGAGATCGCCGTCGAGGAGGAGGTCACGTACTTCTCGACGCCCGCGAGCGCGAAGGCCGCGCTCGAGGCGCTCGAGGCGAAGGACGAGCCGATCGACGTGCAGGCGGTCAGCGACCGGCCGAAGCGGGCTCGCGAGTGGGGCCGGTAGTCCGGCCGGCGCGCCGATCCACGCCTGATTCCGTTCATCGAGAAACGCTCGGCGACGACCGCCGGGTTCGCTTTCCGGTCCCGACGGCGTGACCGACGCGAAATTCGGCAAACGCACACGTAGGTGGGCGATCATTTTCTACGCGTGACCCGCCTTCCCTTCCGGACGGCTGCGCTCGCAACCGTCGGCGGCGTCGGGAACGCCGCCGTCGTCCTCGCGCTGTACGCCCGCGCCGAGTATCCGACGCTCGAGTCGACCGTCGGCCTCGCGGCCCCCGTCTTCGCGGTCGGCCTCGTTGCGGTACTCGTCTCGGCGTCCACGCGCCTGGTAGCGCCAACCGTCGGTTTTCTCGCCGCCCTAATCGGGACGACCTACGTCGAACTCACCTCGCCGATGCCCGAGTGCGGCGAACTCCGCGGCTACGTCGTCGTCGATGGCCCGACGTACGTCGCCGACTACGCGAACGCGTGGTACGTCTGGCTCTCGCTGGCGCTGGTCGCGGGCCTCCTCGAGTTCGCGATTCGACGCGGCTACGGGATCGCCGACGGGCGACTCCGGAACCTGCCCGCGTTCCCGCTCTCGCGGACCGCGATCGCGGGAACCGTCGCCGGCTTCGCCGGATTCGTCGGTATCGCGACCGCGCTGCTGGTGCTCCGGGCCGGAATCAGGCCACCCCTCGCTGCCCTGGTCGTCTTCGCCGCCGCCGCCGCCGTTACGGCGGTTCCGCTCCGGGCGTTGCTCGCCAGAGGGCTGCTCTCGCCGGTCCTCCTGTTCGCCGTCGTCGTTCCGTACTTCCTGATTGTGGAGGTCTTCGTCGCTACCGACAGTCCGGTTCACCTCGTGCTGTTCGGTTCGTACGCCGTCGTTCTCTCGCTCGTCGGCGCCCTCGAGGCGGCGTTCCGAAGCCGAATTCGGGGCTGGAGCGGCGGTCGGTTCGTCGGGGAGCGTCCGCGGTGACTGGAGGTCGATGGGACTCGAGTCCGAGTACTCATGCTACGAGCGACGGAGGCTAGCAGCTGCGATGGAACCGGTGGCCGCGACCCCGGCGACGGAAGCAATCGCGGCCGTACCGGCTGGTCCCGGTCCGATCGTGAGCAACTGGTCGACGGTGAGACGAACGTGGCCGAGCCACGGGATCCGGAAGCTTCCCTTTCCCAGTACCCACTCCGATTTGACGACGCTGTTTTCCCGGCTCGATAATCCGCCGGCCTGATCGTAGTGGTGGTTCGCGTCGCCCTTGGTGACGAAGCCGTCGTGCGGTGCCGGGCAGTTTTCGACGGCGGCGCAGGACGCTCCGGCGACGTACCGCACGTCGGCTTTCGTGTCGACCCAGTTTTCGTCCGCGTCGACCCAGAAGTGAGCGCGGTGGATGATCGGCGTTCGCGACTCGTCGCCGCCGGGTGCGAAGACGATGACGTCGCCGCCGTTCCCGAACTTCTCGTGGTCTCGGCCGTCCTCGAGCGTCACGACGCCGGTGTTTCCGGCGGGGTCGTCACCGACGAAGCGATCGTCCGCGGTGATGACGACGAGATCGCCGACGTCCACGTTCGGCTTCATGCTCCCGCTCTCGACGGCGACCAGCGGCGGCCAGACGCCGCTGATCCCGAAGATCAGCAGTCCGACGACCGCGACGATGGCCACGCCGCTCAGGACGTCTCGTACGAGGAGCGCCGATCCGTCGCCGGCATCGAGGGCCCGGCGTCTCGGCCCGGCGTCCCCGACGGACTCGCGACGCGTGGCATCACCGCCGCCGGCGATCTTCCCATTCTCCCTGCCGGGACCTGACTCGCCCATCCCACCGCACTACGCCCTCCCCGTAATTGAAACCCGTTCTCCGTCTCGAATTCCGATCCGAACGGCATCGGGTCCGGTTCGCACCCGGCGGGAGAGCCGCACGCGATGACGAAGTCCGACATCCCTAAGCGCCCGGACTCGCTGGTTCGAGTATGGAGTATCACGAGGCGGCGGACTTTCTCTTCGGGTTGCGACGCTTCCGCCCGAAGCCGGGGACGGAGTCGACGGCGCAGCTGCTCGCCCACCTCGAGAACCCGCACGAGAACGTCGATTTCGTGCAGATCGCCGGCTCCAACGGGAAGGGGAGCACGGCGCGGATGCTCGAACGCGCGCTGCGGGAGGCGGGCCTCTCGGTCGGGCTCTACACCTCGCCGCACCTCGAGGACCTGCGCGAGCGGATCCGCGTCGACGGTCGCAAGATCCCCCGGTCCGCGGTGTGCTCGTTCGTCGAGGAGGCTCGCGACTACGTCACCGGACGGGCCGCCGACGGCGAGTCGCCGACCTTCTTCGAGGTGATGACCGCGATGGCGATCTGGCAGTTCGGCCGCGCGGACGTCGACGTGGCCGTCCTCGAGGTCGGCATCGGCGGTCGCTACGACGCTACCAGCGTCGTCGACCCGATCGCGAGCGCGGTCACGAGCGTGACCTTAGAGCACACCGGCATCCTCGGCGACACCGAGGAGGAGATCGCCCGCGACAAGGCCCACGTCGCCCCCGCCGGGGCTCCGCTCGTCACCGGCGTGACGGGCGAGCCACTCGAAGGAATCCGCGAGGTCGCCGGCGAGGTCGTTACCGTGGGAACGGCCGCGGACGACGAGGCGAGTGACGAGGAGCCGCCGGACGTTCGAGTCGCCTACCGCGGCCGGACGAACCACACCGAGACCGCCGTCTCGATCGACGCCGGCGACGGGGCGCTCGAGACGCGGATTCCCTTGCTCGGCCGTCACCAGGCCGAGAACGCGGGGATCGCCGCGACCCTCGCTCGGCAGGCGGCGGACGTCTCGGACGCCGACCTCGCGCGCGGCCTCCGGAACGCCCACTGGCCGGGTCGCTTCGAGGTGATCGACACCGAGCCGCTGGTGATCCTCGACGGGGCGCACAACCCCGGCGCCTGCGAGCAGCTGGCGGAGACGCTCGCCACCTACGACTACGACGACCTCCGCCTCGTCCTCGGGGCGATGCACGACAAGGATCACGGCGAGATGGCCGCGGCGCTGCCGACCCCCGACGCCGTCGTTACGACCGAGCCGGACCTCGACCGCGCCGAGGATCGGGACGTCCTCGCCGAGGTGTTCGAACGGACCGGCGTCGACGACGTCCGGACGTCGCCGGGCGTCCGGGACGCCCTCGAGCGCGCGCTCGAGGCGAGCGACGAGACCGACTGCGTGCTCGTCACCGGGTCGCTGTTCGCGGTCGCCGAGGCGCGCTCGCGGTGGACGGCGGCGGGCATTCCGAAGCGGATCCGCGACCTCGACGACGCTCGCGAGGCCCTCGAGGGGGCGAACGCGACCGCGGCCGACGCCCGTTCGACGTCGGAATCGGCGGTTCACCGCGTCGTGAAGACGAACCTGCGCCACCGCCAGGCGACGGCCCTGCGCGAGGAACTGCTCCGCGTCGACGGGGAGTGTACCCTCTCCGGACTCGAGCGCAGCGACGAAGCCGTCGACGCCGTCCTGATGGGGACGCTCGCGCAGTTCGAACGGCTCGTCTGCCGGCTCGAGGAGCGATCCGACGGCCTCGCGGAGATCGCACGGGAGTTGCGAGACCGCCTCGAGATCGGGGCGATCGGATCGACGGCGGACGAAACGGAGAGCGAACGGAGAGCGGACGCCGACTCGCAGTACCCCTGGGACGACCGAACGGCGGTGATGGGCATCCTGAACGTCACCCCGGACAGCTTCCACGACGGCGGCGAGTACGACGCGATCGAGGACGCCGTCGCCCGCGCCGAGGCGATGGTCGACGCCGACGCGGACGTCATCGACGTCGGCGGCGAGTCGACCCGGCCGGGCGCCAATCCCGTTCCGGTCCAGGAGGAGATCGACCGCGTCGTGCCCGTCGTCGAGCGAATCGCCGGCCTCGACGCCCTGATCTCGATCGACACGCGAAAGGCGGCCGTCGCCGACGCGGCGCTCGAGGCCGGCGCTGACATCGTCAACGACGTCTCGGGGCTCGAGGACCCCGAGATGCGCTTCGTCGTGGCCGACCACGACGCGATGCTCGTCGTGATGCACAGCATCGACGCGATCGTCGATCCGGACCGGGAGGTCGAGTACGACGACGTCGTCGAGGACGTCATCGACCAGCTCGGCGAGCGCGTGCTGCTGGCCGAGAAAGCCGGCCTCGACCGCGAGGACATCATCGTCGATCCCGGGATCGGCTTCGGCAAATCGGCCCGCGAGAACTTCGAGCTGCTCGGCCGGACGGACGAGTTCCGGGCGTTCGGCTGTCCGATCCTCGTCGGCCACTCGCACAAGTCGATGTTCGCCCGCGTCGGTCGGGACGCCGGCGACCGGCTCGAGGCGACCGTCGCGGCGAGTGCGATCGCGGCGGACCGCGGAGCGGATCTCGTCCGGGTCCACGACGTCCCCGAGAACGTCGCCGCGGTGCGAACGGCGCTCGCAGCGCGCGACCCCGATGCGTTCGAGTGGTGAGCGGTCGCAGACCGGCTCCGCACCTGCCGGTCCAACCTTCAACTGTTCCGAAACCGTACCGATCGTGAGTGCACCGTACTCGGTGACCGATACATGAGGGACGAACACGACCACGATCTGCAGTCGACCGTCGAGGCGGAGGGACTGGAAGAACTCGCAGACGATCCGATGGACACGGCGATGTCGGTCGCGATCGAGAGCGCTCGCGACGGCAAACTCGCCGCGCTCGGTGGCGGGCTCTTGCTCCTGTCGACGCTTCGATCGCTGGCTCGCGGTCAACTCCGAACGCTGCCGAAGGCCGCCGTCGCCGCCGGTCTGCTCGGAATCGGCCTTCGCCAGCGCCGCTCGAGCGGGCCGACGATCTTCGAGCCGAGTACGGACGAGATCGGGGGTGAAACCGAAGGGAAAGAAATCTCCGACGAGGCGCGCGGAGCGGCCGAGCGTCCCGACTCCGGTCAGGAGTCGCAGATCGACGGGAGCGGGGACGTCGAGGGGGCGGCGCAGCTCGGCGACGAGGGCGACACGGGCTCGCGGATCGAGTTCACCGACGACCCCGAGGACGCGGAGCCGCGGTCGAAACCCGACGCCGAGAAAGACGAGGAGGATCCCCGGCGCGACACCGACGACGGTGCGGAAATCGACGTCTCGGACGCGGCGATGGCCGAGGAGGCGAGCGAGGCGACCGGCCCGGACCCCGAACAGGCCCAGCCGACCCAGACCGACGCGACGGAACCCGAAGAGACGCCCGAGGAGGACGCGTCAGACATGAAGGTCGAGCCGGACGAGGACGAGGACGAGGGCGAGAGCTCCGAAGCCGACGACGAGGACGAAACGTAGTCGGCCGCGAAGCGCTATCTCGAGCCCCGCGTTCGCGATCCGAGTGCTATGAGAGACCCGCTGGGACTGATCAGACGCGGACTCGAGCGGCCGACGAAGATCCCGCGCTACCTCTGGGGATTGCTCGTCCCCTCGTCGCGCTGGGGTCCCGAGTGGCGACGGCGGGACGGCATCGTGCTGTTCGAGCCCGGCGGCTACGCCGCGAGTCCCCGGACCAGACCCGAGTTCGCGTCGAACCTCTACCACGAGGTAGTCGGACTGTGGGCGGTTCTGGACGAACACCTCGAGTGCGACGAGCGACCCGAAACCTCGCTCGAGGTCGGCTGCGGCTACGGTCGCCTCTCGCCGTGGATCGCGCGGCGCTCGGAGACCCACTACGGCGTCGATCCGGACGAGCGCGCGCTCGGAATCGCGGCGACGCAGTATCCGGACCTCGCGTTCGCTCGCGGGCGGGCGTCGTCGCTGCCGGTTCCCGACGGCGCGATCGGGCTGACGGTCAGCTGGACCGTCCTCCAGCACGTCGACGACTCGCGGATCGAAGACGCCGCCGCAGAACTCCGCCGCGTGCTCGCTCCCGGCGGACTGCTCGTCTGCTGCGAACGCGTCCGCCCGCCCGGCGACGATCACATCTGGCCGCGCTCGGTCGAGACCTACGAGCGACTGTTCGAGCCGCTCTCGCTCCGCGCGGCGTACGAGCGGCCCGTCGAACCGACGTGGAACGAAGCGATGCCGACCGACCGGCCGGCGGAGCGCGTGCTGGTCTTCCGGGCGCCGTGATCCGGCCGCCGCAGCCGGTCGGCACTTCCCCCTGCAGCACCTCGTGAACCCATGGAGACGGTTCCGACCGTCCGGTACTACGCCCGAGAGCTCCGGCGGCGGCTGGCGCACTACGCCGAGAAGCGCCGCCACGGGTTTCGGGATCACGGCTCGCTCGAGCGGGCGGCCGACCGGATTCTGACGGCGCGGGCCGAGCGCGGGCTCGAGTCGGGCGGCCACTTCCACGGCGTCTGGCCGCGGGACCTCTGTTTCGCCGCGGCGGGACTGTCGGCGGCGGGGTACGACGACGTCGTCGCCGAAACGGGACGCTGGCTCGTCGACCAGCTCTCCGACGTCTTCTTCACCGACTTCCACGGGGGGTACAACGCGGCGACGCCGGCGGAGGGCGCCGACACCTTCCCGGCGCTCGTGATCCTCCTGGCCGAGGCCGGACGACTCCGCGAGCACGCCGACGCCGTCGCCGATCTCGCCGCGCGACACCGGGAGCGGTTCGTCGACGACGAGACGGGGATCGTGACCGGTTCGGGGAGTTCCTGGTGGGACTCGGCGGCCGCCCCTCGAGAGGCGTACAACACCGCGATGTTGCTCGCGGCGATCGAACGGCTCGACGCCGCGGGCCTCGAGACGACGTTCACGGGCCGGGCTGAGCGAGTCCGTGACGGACTGTTCAGGCTGTGGAATGGCGAGTACTTCGACGAACGCCGCGGCTCCGCGGTGCTCGCCTGCGACGCGAACGTCGTGCCGCTCTACTTCGACCTCGTCGACGAGGACCGCGCGCGGTCGATCGCCGGCGCGCTCGAGGGCCTCGAGACGGCGAACGGGCTCCGACTGCGCGAGCGGCCGTTCGCGCTCGGCGAGGTCCGGCCGTTCTTCCTGCTCCACCGGGACTACCACTTCCACGTCTGGCCCTGGAACAGCTTCGCGTACGCCAACGGGCTCGAGCGGTACGGACTCGACGATCGAGCCCGGCGGGAGGTCGACCGGATCGAGCGCGTCATGGCGCCCTACGGCAACTTCCTCGAGGTGCTCACGCTCGAGGGCGAGCCGTACGTGAAACGAGGGTACGCCAGCGCGGAGGACTTCACCGTCGCCGCGGCGCTGTGGGTGGAGTACGTCGAGGGAGCGCGACGAGAGCCGTGATCCGACGACGACGAAGCGCTCGTCGGGCGGCGTTCGTATCGCCGCCCGGGAGAGTCAATTTCTACCACCAAAACCCTCATTCGTGTGTCAGTTGTACGATATCGAGACCAACGCTGCGGCCGCGGGTGAAAAGAATTACCATGAGCGAAACACCTCAGCGCGAGCGCGAACCGATCGATCCGGAGTTCGACCATCAGCGAACGGAGGGTGTCGACGAGGCGGCGCTCGAGGAGCTCCTCGAGCCGTACGCGATCGGGCGGGACGACCACGAGAACGCGCCCGCCTTCGTGATCCGGCCGGACGAGGTGCAGGAAACGCTCAGACTCCTGCGGGACGAGGCGGGGTTCGATCACCTCTCCTGTATCACGCCCCAGGAGTACGAGGACCGCTACGAGTCGATCATTCACCTGACGAAGTACGACCAGCGGACCCACGAGGTGACCCTCGTCGTTCCGCTACCGAAGGACGATCCCCGGTGTGAGACGGCCGAACCGGTGTTTCGGACGGCCGACTGGCACGAGCGCGAGGCGTTCGACCTCGTCGGGATCGACTACG contains:
- a CDS encoding DUF7124 domain-containing protein, which gives rise to MNGGSDMTLAFELEALKELAKPESVFEDARGWSEYIGVVSEKPTYVVTNYTRKNRIRQDFFSGPRGKRESLEAVKDQFDTERHVFIGASDEDEQLAEDVDWEYLPVEDAAEAADWIIATDVDDEEEDAEPVRDDWP
- a CDS encoding trimeric intracellular cation channel family protein, giving the protein MSQEFVAEALDPFVVMNAIGLIAFALVGSTKAIREEFDLFGVTVVGLATAFAGGATRDVLVGRVPLALQSTSEIGLGTVGVALAIGLHLVLEAPDDHPITLFADGVGLAAFTTAGAIVAVDVGVSGFGVVAIATINAVGGGAIADVLLDRSPFILFEDFYASCAVLGGAVYLGATLGGVAGSTAAIACAVVTVLARMAAVTRGWTLPTAQTLRRREEIGKN
- a CDS encoding DUF5815 family protein, with amino-acid sequence MAEPRVPGSGGDDRLELPCGESLDPHEIDLGMREYACSCGERHAVVTDVHPPSRFFPESFVVVLQELIETDDEFEEFGTPHLLGVVMEEFPEAVVTHDASDDGAVGYAMLWVTDFDARRLHEIVVELVVELMEHAISHAEDDAAITEFESQMLEFDVGEFVEQYRRQREFESEHDRAL
- the carB gene encoding carbamoyl-phosphate synthase large subunit yields the protein MSTDHQGDGDATGDGRTILLIGSGPIQIGQAAEFDYSGAQACRALQEEGARVVLVNSNPATIMTDPEMADRVYIEPITTEAIAEIIRKENPDGVIAGLGGQTGLNVTAELAEQGVLDEYDVDIMGTPLDTIYATEDRDLFRQRMEKIGQPVPGSTTISLEEGESTADLTEEDLRDRVEAAVEEVGGLPVIARTTYTLGGSGSGVVEEMDELLERVRKGLRLSRNSEVLITESIAGWVEYEYEVMRDADDSCIIICNMENIDPMGIHTGESTVVTPSQIVPDEGHQEMRTAALDVIRELGIQGGCNIQFAWRDDGTPGGEYRVVEVNPRVSRSSALASKATGYPIARVTAKVALGKRLHEITNEITGETTAAFEPAIDYVVTKVPRWPKDKFDDVDFELTTAMKSTGEAMAIGRTFEESLLKALRSSEYEPDVEWDDVGDAELEEHYLARPSPDRPYAMFEAFDRGYGVDEVVDLTGIFEWYTERYKRIAESTRAAQEGDFADAAIVGRTNAAIASTAGADVDAVEQEVPGRTYKQVDTCAGEFEAETPYYYSARQNEFETGPLKGMAAAGELEVDPDVESVIVVGGGPIRIGQGVEFDYCSVHAVQALREMGIDAHVVNNNPETVSTDYDTSDGLFFEPITAEEVADVAEATDADGVMVQFGGQTSVNIGDPLRDEIERRGLDCEVMGTSVEAMDLAEDRDRFNALMDDLGIAQPEGGAAHSKEEAMELAHEIGYPVLVRPSYVLGGRAMDVVYDDEELEQYIEEAVRVSPDKPILVDDFLEDAVELDVDAVADGEDVLIGGVMEHVEAAGVHSGDSACMIPPRSLDDETLARVREVAEDIAEALETVGLLNVQLAVRDDEVYVLEANPRSSRTVPFISKATGVPIAKLAAKVMAGNSLSDLDVEEQIPEQTSIKEVVLPFDRLPGSDPRLGPEMKSTGEVMGSADTFGRAYDKAQDATGKPIPEEGTAIIDLSADAFPDPDTDAGEGLVAGFTEHFDLCEEVDLVQAVKEGKVDLIISRDRDLLEIAVEEEVTYFSTPASAKAALEALEAKDEPIDVQAVSDRPKRAREWGR
- a CDS encoding S26 family signal peptidase; translated protein: MGESGPGRENGKIAGGGDATRRESVGDAGPRRRALDAGDGSALLVRDVLSGVAIVAVVGLLIFGISGVWPPLVAVESGSMKPNVDVGDLVVITADDRFVGDDPAGNTGVVTLEDGRDHEKFGNGGDVIVFAPGGDESRTPIIHRAHFWVDADENWVDTKADVRYVAGASCAAVENCPAPHDGFVTKGDANHHYDQAGGLSSRENSVVKSEWVLGKGSFRIPWLGHVRLTVDQLLTIGPGPAGTAAIASVAGVAATGSIAAASLRRS